The sequence AATTTGAATTCGCTATGATATATGACTACGTGGGCTTTCGTTGCATTCGAGTCACATTGTTtgcatttattttgttttgtatgtataataGATATATGCATGTGTGCCTGTCGTTATTGGGGAAAGAGCTTGTAACTTTTCTTGATTGAGTGGATTTGACCGATTGGGACTGGTTGGATATTGCTGCTTTTGCTGTTTCGCTCTGAGATGAACACCATTTGGTTGTGAGTGCTATTTGGAATGTGAAATATGAATACATTTGTGTATGGACATAACTATTTCGACACAGGATTAGTGATTGTTGTACATGGGCGCCAGTGTTTTTAGGTGTGCATGGTGATTTCTGTTGATTGGAATTAGGATTAATATTTCTGTGAAGTATAGGTATGTTAGTTGgctgaattttcttttaatgTTCTTATGCGCGCTTCACGCTTTTTGAGCAAGGATGTGATTTGATGTCTGTGTGCTCTATTTGTGAGTGGGGTTTTTGCATCTGATCTTGAACTTTGAATGGCTTGATTAGGGCTTGTAAAAAGCTTCTGTGTAATTGTGCGTTACGGTCAGAGAAATTTCTGTTGTTTCATATATGTATTTGATGCCTTGaaaattttctttccttttattttgaaGCCACCTATCTTACTTTATGGCATGCATATGAGGTGCAACATGTGCTGTTAAGTTTCAAGACAATATACCTGCTGAAAAAAGAAGTTTCAAGACAATGTTGGTGAATTGTATGGTAATTAATAATGTTTCAAAACAGTGTTTTCATACAACTCTGTGCCTCTTGTCTTTGGATGCTGATGTCTTGCAATAATTTTTCTGAGTGcacctttttttgttttgtgtatgtgcatgAAACTGTTGTATGGTGTGCTGCTAATTGCAGACAACGTGTCTCTTTGATAATTGCTTCATTTTCAAGCATTTGGTACTTATTTTTTTGGGTAGAAAACATGGGAGTTATGCTATTCAAGTTCTTATTAGCAGTACTCTTGCTGATCTTATGTACCATTTTGAGAATGGTTAAGCAATTTTTCACGTTGATGCCAACATGCTGTTAGAATAAGTAATAGTCATGGCTATATAACTGGTTTGTTGTCGGATCAGTGTTTTACAACGATAACTTGAAATGAGATCCGGATGTTCTCATCGAGTGTACTGAATGGCtaattctgtttttgttttattgctTCACATAGTCTGTGGTTTATGATTAAAAGATGTTATGAATGCTTGCGTTCCAGTAAAGAAAAGCAATTTTCAGCAATCTGTGTGTTTTATTTAGGTCCATTTTCTAAACCGGAGTCAGTCATAAACTTCTTGTAATCTTTATGTAGTTGATAAAGAATGTGAGTCATATGATTTCTTTGATCACGGTTTACAGCTAAATATCTGATGGATTTTTAAACCTCACTTGTTAGAATAATATTTGTTAGGCAGCCAACATGCGACACATATTGTATGAACTTGGCATTTTAGTACTTGCAGAAGTTATTTAAATAAATCACAAGAATATAGTGATTTCTTGCGTTTATTTTCTGTGATTGCGGTGGTTCATGTGCTGTCGGGGTTTTGAGATTATGGAATTTGGAATATCGTTACCTTGTTAAATGTTATTGTTAGAACACTACTTGCTATGATgatcatgaattgaattgaatgaagTTTTGTAAAGGCTGATAGGACTTGggtctgtttagtagtgcatcTAACTAAAAGTGTTTGTAACAATGTTTGGTCGAGAAAGTTAAAACGCTTGCTTTTACAGATGCACTTCAAGTTCTTTTCAGAAAGCACTTGGATTGGAtacaacacaacacaacaaagccttttcccactaggtGGGGTCGGCTGTGGGGGGATGTAACACGAGGACTTCTCAGACGGTCACCCATTCTAGTACCTACTCTCGtccaaactcacttaacttcggagtttggatgggatccggtgcatgtgagttggtatgatcgtaTGTAAGGAAAGCACTTGGATTGAATACTCACTAAAAATTTCCAGTATGTTTTTGCTTCTAGTAAAAGCGCTTGAGATCAGAAGTGTATTTTGGGAAACGTTTTCAAGGGAGACCTTAAAAGTGAAGCATGTTTTCATATCGTTGTACAGAAAACACATTACAGGTTATTTGGATAGCATAAGTATACATCAAAACAAGCACAAGCAGAAACACACTAGCTTATGCATTCAAAATCCTTTAGCtatgaattatatatatttcaacttGAAGCAGTCTAGTCGTTGCAGTTTATCTGGGCTCCGCAGGTAACCGAGCACCCGAGCCTTCTGAAACTCTTCTGAACTCTGACAGAGAGTCTTGCTGGGGCAGGGGATACATGAAATCCAATGGCATCTATGTATAAACCATCTCTTCCCTTCAAGCCAACAATTTTGCCTCCATCCAGAGTGTAAGTAAACGGTGTGCCTTGATCCCTTCCAAATGGTCCGAATGTTCTTCGATTGCTCTGAAATTTAAGCGAACGGATGATAGGGGAATAGATGCCGGCATCCACCATCGTACAATAGTGCCCGGTCACACTGACTATGTACTCATCGGGGTACAGCAGCTTTATCTGCAAGGCATGAAaaagataaggtatgaatgaggtcttaagttcaaatCTCCAAGACAGTAGTtgttgaaataaaatgaaaactaGGAGCTACGAAGCAGACCTCCGCGGTTTGAGTGCCTCCGTGACCTCCATGCATTTCAGCTTTGAAGGGCTTGCCGTTTTTATCATACACCACGGTGATGGAGTCGATGCATTCGCCATAAACAAGCGTGATTTCTCTCACGCCATTGTAGATGCCGTCGTCCCAAGGAGTTCCACCATTTCCTCCCCATGGTCCTACTTCCATGATCTTCCTCTTCCCGCCTGCTTGCTCCTTGCCATCTTCCtacataaaaagttaaaaaccagTTTCCTTGTTTAAACGTACCTTAAATGCTATTTTCTTGTTCAAAGCTTGTGTTGATACACAGTTTTAATAGGTAAATAGAATTGACGATTAAGTGCACAACAACTGAGTAATGGTGGATACAACGTTCCTTTCAACTCATTGTCTCTCGGGTTCAAACTTTTCCCTATTCTGTTGACGTAGATTAGACTAGTAATATCACttctaataaataaattaaaaaaaaacaggagTAAGGTATgatttgggattgaggtgattatAAAAAAAGTTGGTACGAAAAAAAATTAGGAGTTTTTTGTGTTGGGTAAACACTccaaatcaaattttttttttcaaaatttcggatgaaaaaaaagctaaaagGTGGAAGAGgcagcttaaaaaaaaaaagacttattttggaagctaccCCAATATTGCCCTCCTTTCTCCTTTCTCATGGCAGCTCCGCGCTGAGCCACCACATCGTCTCGCTGACTTCCTCCATCTACAGCCTCCTCACTCTCAACCCTCCGCCACCTGCGCCCACCACCCCGTCGACACCCCTTTCTCGATTCACTTCCAGGTCCATTTTCCCGAGTCCCTTGTCCCAGCCCAAGTCGAGTTCGAACCCAAGTCGCTATTGGCCGACCCGAGACCGATGTGAGGAATGCGGCGGACTTTTGAGGAGTGCAACGCCGTCCGGGTAGAGATAGAAGGCCTCGGGGTGACGATTGTCGAGCGTGACATGTCAATGGATCACGGGTTCGGAGAAGAGTTGAGCGACTTgatgaaagggaaagggaaggagGCAGCGGTGCCGTCGCGGGTGTTTGTGAAGAGGAGATATATAGGCAGCTCTGAGGAAGTGCTGAAGATTTTGGAGGGGGGTTTGCTGGGTGAGATTCTTGTTAGGTGTCCAAAGAAAAACGCTGGGTCTGTGTGTGAAGGGTGTGGGGAGGCAAGGTTATTACCAAACGCTAtcat is a genomic window of Malus domestica chromosome 09, GDT2T_hap1 containing:
- the LOC103411632 gene encoding jacalin-related lectin 19-like isoform X2; amino-acid sequence: MEVGPWGGNGGTPWDDGIYNGVREITLVYGECIDSITVVYDKNGKPFKAEMHGGHGGTQTAEIKLLYPDEYIVSVTGHYCTMVDAGIYSPIIRSLKFQSNRRTFGPFGRDQGTPFTYTLDGGKIVGLKGRDGLYIDAIGFHVSPAPARLSVRVQKSFRRLGCSVTCGAQINCND
- the LOC103411632 gene encoding jacalin-related lectin 19-like isoform X1, with product MVPLNTKEDGKEQAGGKRKIMEVGPWGGNGGTPWDDGIYNGVREITLVYGECIDSITVVYDKNGKPFKAEMHGGHGGTQTAEIKLLYPDEYIVSVTGHYCTMVDAGIYSPIIRSLKFQSNRRTFGPFGRDQGTPFTYTLDGGKIVGLKGRDGLYIDAIGFHVSPAPARLSVRVQKSFRRLGCSVTCGAQINCND